A window of Lentibacillus sp. Marseille-P4043 contains these coding sequences:
- the dnaN gene encoding DNA polymerase III subunit beta has translation MKFIIQREQLIASVQDVMKAISSKTAIPILTGMKIDARKHGITLTGSDSDISIESYIPTEEDGMVHVENIEEGSIVLQARYFPDIVRKLPEKTVEIEADSNLKVTIRSGKAEFNLNGQDAEEYPQLPKLQTEDSFNLPTDLLKSLIKQTVFAISTMETRPILTGVNLKLSNNTLSFTATDSHRLASRDIPVNDATVEFSNVVVPGKSLTELNKILDDTEEPVEISVTNNQILFRTKHLYFLSRLLDGNYPETSRLIPEQSKTVLFIKTKDLMHTIDRASLLAKDERNNVVKLSTKGDNVLEITSNSPEIGRVAEEIAVQSMEGEELKISFSAKYMLDALKAIEYDDVKIEFTGAMRPFIIRPVNEEPILQLILPVRTY, from the coding sequence ATGAAATTTATCATTCAACGCGAGCAATTAATTGCGAGTGTTCAAGATGTAATGAAGGCAATCTCGTCAAAAACTGCAATACCAATTTTGACAGGGATGAAAATAGACGCACGTAAACATGGAATTACATTAACGGGAAGTGACTCCGATATTTCAATTGAATCATATATTCCAACCGAGGAAGATGGAATGGTTCATGTTGAAAACATTGAGGAAGGAAGTATTGTATTACAAGCACGCTATTTCCCTGATATTGTCCGTAAATTACCGGAAAAAACAGTGGAAATTGAAGCGGACTCTAATTTAAAAGTAACCATTCGTTCTGGTAAAGCGGAGTTTAATTTAAACGGTCAAGATGCTGAGGAATATCCTCAACTGCCAAAATTACAGACAGAAGATAGTTTTAATTTGCCAACAGATTTATTAAAAAGCTTAATTAAACAAACTGTATTTGCCATTTCAACGATGGAAACACGGCCGATATTAACCGGGGTTAATTTAAAACTGAGTAATAATACGTTAAGTTTTACTGCGACAGATAGCCATCGACTCGCATCCCGTGATATTCCAGTCAATGATGCAACAGTGGAATTTTCCAATGTTGTTGTTCCTGGAAAAAGTTTAACAGAGTTAAATAAAATTTTAGATGATACGGAAGAGCCAGTTGAAATTAGTGTGACAAATAATCAAATTCTATTCAGAACGAAGCATTTATATTTTCTATCACGATTATTAGACGGAAACTATCCAGAAACGTCACGCTTGATTCCAGAACAAAGCAAAACAGTTTTATTTATAAAAACCAAAGACTTGATGCACACAATTGACCGCGCTTCACTACTTGCGAAGGACGAACGAAATAATGTGGTAAAGCTATCAACAAAAGGCGACAATGTTTTAGAAATCACAAGTAATTCTCCTGAGATAGGACGAGTTGCTGAAGAAATTGCAGTACAATCGATGGAAGGCGAAGAATTAAAAATCTCATTTAGTGCTAAATATATGTTAGATGCACTGAAGGCCATTGAATACGATGATGTCAAAATAGAATTCACCGGAGCAATGCGCCCATTCATTATCCGGCCAGTTAACGAAGAACCAATCCTTCAATTGATCCTACCAGTTCGGACTTACTAA